CGGCCATCCGTGATAAATCAGCACAAAGTCGACGATGTCGCCCACGCCTGTCGAGTGTTTCCCCCGATTGGAAGGTCCGTTGGTCTACCTCGCCCTCTTCCTCGCCGTGGCCTCGCTCGTCTTCTGGGTCTACGTGTTGTTCGACGTCATCGGGTCCGACGCCGATCGGGTCCGGCTGCTGCCCAAGCCCGTTTGGGCCGTGATCGTCCTGCTGGTGCCCAAGTTCGGCCCCGCGCTGTGGTTCATGCTGGGCCGCCCGCCCCGGAACCCCGCGCTCTCCAGCGGCCCGGCGGGCCCGCCGCCGCCCTTCCCCGAGTACGAGCACCCCGGTCGCGCCCGCGCCGTCTCACCGGAGGAGGACGAGGCGTTCCTGCGGCGCTGCCGTGAGCGGGCCGAGGAGCAGCGCCAGCGCGCTCGGGAGTTCCAGGAGCGGGAGCGCCAGGAGCGGGAGCACCGGGCTCTGGACCAGAGTGGGGACCGGGACCGGAGCCAGGAGCGAGGTCAGGGCGAGGAGCGGCGCGAACACGAAGGTGACGAGGACGCGACCGGTTCCACATCCTGATTCGGTCACAGTATTTCGGT
This DNA window, taken from Nocardiopsis exhalans, encodes the following:
- a CDS encoding PLD nuclease N-terminal domain-containing protein; the encoded protein is MVYLALFLAVASLVFWVYVLFDVIGSDADRVRLLPKPVWAVIVLLVPKFGPALWFMLGRPPRNPALSSGPAGPPPPFPEYEHPGRARAVSPEEDEAFLRRCRERAEEQRQRAREFQERERQEREHRALDQSGDRDRSQERGQGEERREHEGDEDATGSTS